In a genomic window of Mucilaginibacter sp. KACC 22063:
- the lnt gene encoding apolipoprotein N-acyltransferase has translation MKKNLLLAIFSGLLMWLAWPPTSYITFLLFVGLVPMLLAMENIIQSDDKRKGSKIFGVTFIGFFIWNTLCVYWVYNSIKTIGPVIAIPITLIPYSLGPLLMSTACWLYYRLRLITNRNIGLFGLVCFWIGYEYIHQTWPLAFPWMTLGNGFAVSHQWVQWYEYTGVYGGTVWVWLINILIFLFYVSLGEAQPNKYRAILSVAFFTFLILPIGFSLFRYYSYHEQPNPSNVVVAQPNIDPYEKYGAIPAPQQISILTHLSDSLAQPNTEYFIWPETAIPEPIDEDRIRGSVAYGQAKAFLNKYKNGNVITGAETYKIYNSPVTATAGQARGTNQYIDSFNTGVNIENSDEVQFYHKSKLVPGVESIPFSSLSFLKPVFAALGGATGSYGVQSGPSVFHSQSGIGADPVICYESIYGEYVGQAVLNGAQFIAVITNDGWFGNSSGKDQHMDYAKLRAIETRRWVCRSANTGISAFINERGDVVKHTGWWVRTAIKQDINLNSDLTFYVRYGDYIPKTACFLAVLGILWIAIKIRLPRKNVVA, from the coding sequence ATGAAAAAAAACTTACTGCTCGCTATATTTTCGGGTTTGTTGATGTGGCTCGCATGGCCGCCAACCAGCTATATTACTTTTTTGCTTTTTGTGGGGCTGGTACCTATGCTGCTGGCAATGGAAAACATTATCCAGTCTGACGACAAACGCAAAGGCAGCAAAATATTCGGAGTTACCTTTATCGGCTTTTTCATCTGGAACACCTTATGTGTCTACTGGGTATATAATTCGATCAAAACCATAGGCCCCGTTATAGCCATACCTATCACCCTTATCCCATATTCACTTGGTCCGTTGCTGATGTCAACTGCCTGCTGGCTGTATTACCGTTTACGGTTAATTACGAACAGAAATATTGGCTTATTTGGCCTGGTTTGTTTTTGGATCGGTTACGAATATATCCACCAAACCTGGCCGCTGGCTTTCCCGTGGATGACCTTAGGTAACGGTTTCGCTGTTAGCCATCAATGGGTGCAATGGTATGAATATACCGGTGTATATGGTGGTACGGTATGGGTGTGGCTGATCAATATCCTGATCTTCTTGTTCTACGTCAGCCTTGGTGAGGCACAACCCAATAAATACAGGGCTATACTATCTGTAGCTTTTTTTACTTTTTTAATATTACCAATTGGTTTTTCGCTGTTCAGATATTATAGTTACCACGAGCAGCCCAATCCGTCAAACGTTGTTGTTGCCCAACCTAATATCGACCCTTACGAAAAATATGGCGCTATACCAGCTCCGCAGCAGATCAGTATTTTAACACACCTGTCTGACTCACTTGCACAACCCAATACCGAATATTTTATATGGCCTGAAACTGCTATACCCGAACCCATAGACGAAGACCGTATCCGCGGCAGCGTTGCTTATGGACAGGCAAAAGCTTTTTTAAATAAGTACAAAAACGGAAACGTCATTACCGGTGCCGAAACTTACAAGATCTATAATTCCCCGGTTACAGCAACAGCAGGTCAGGCGCGGGGCACTAACCAATATATTGATTCTTTTAACACTGGTGTTAATATTGAAAACTCAGACGAGGTACAGTTTTACCATAAATCGAAACTGGTACCTGGGGTAGAAAGCATCCCTTTCAGCTCATTATCGTTTTTAAAACCTGTATTTGCAGCTTTGGGCGGCGCTACAGGCAGCTATGGCGTTCAATCCGGGCCAAGTGTGTTCCATTCGCAAAGCGGCATAGGTGCAGATCCGGTGATCTGTTATGAATCCATTTATGGGGAATATGTAGGGCAAGCTGTACTCAACGGCGCACAGTTTATTGCTGTGATTACCAATGACGGGTGGTTTGGTAACTCATCAGGAAAAGACCAGCACATGGATTATGCTAAGCTTCGTGCTATTGAAACCCGGCGCTGGGTATGCCGCTCGGCTAATACCGGCATTTCGGCTTTTATTAATGAGCGGGGCGATGTTGTTAAACATACCGGCTGGTGGGTGCGTACAGCAATTAAGCAGGACATTAACCTTAATTCTGATCTTACTTTTTATGTGCGCTATGGCGATTATATTCCTAAAACGGCCTGCTTTTTAGCAGTGCTCGGCATTTTATGGATTGCCATTAAGATCAGGCTACCCAGGAAGAATGTTGTAGCGTAA
- a CDS encoding efflux RND transporter permease subunit has protein sequence MSLSSTSIKRPVLATVLSVVIVVFGIIGYKFLGVRDFPSVDPPIITVNTSYSGANAEVIESQITEPLEKAINGVQGIRNISSTSSVGNSSITVEFTLDADLETAANDVRDKVSQAQRQLPQDIDAPPVVTKADANADNIITLTVSSNTRNIMQVDDYAENVLQEGLQTIPGVSSINIQGQRQYAMRIWIDPNKLSALGLAATDVRDAINNENVELPAGKIEGNNTELTVRALGKMSSPKEFNNLIIRADSNRVIRFKDIGYVVMGSANEETSLREGGVPEVGLAIVPQPGANYVQIAKDFYKRLEQIKKDLPPDIQVKVALDNTKFITQSIDEVEETLIVAFVLVVIIIYLFFRDWLIAFRPLIDIPVSLIGTFFIMYIFGFSINILTLLGIVLATGLVVDDGIVVTENIYKKVEEGMPIRKAAFEGSAEIFFAVISTSVTLAAVFLPIVFLEGFTGRLFREFAIVVAGSVLISAFVSLSLTPMLNVKLIRKNQKKSRFYEKTEPFFQRMNNAYTETLISFMKRRWISVALMVVSLVIIGLLVKSTQSELAPLDDRSLLRYQVTGTEGATYDFMSKYMNKVSQLVDDSIPEANVNISVISPGSGGGGSANSGFGRIGLVPPDQRGRTQQQIADWLTKKLSRFPDARAIVVQEQTISGGGSGARTSLPVQFVIQNQDFEKIRKVLPEFFSEVQRDPVFATSDVNLKFTKPEITVVTDRDRARDLGVQVNDIAQTLQLYYSNGRLSYFLLNGKQYQVIAQVDRANRDQPLDLKSIYVRNNRGQLVQLDNVAHIAEDATPPSIYHFNRFKSATIQAGLSPGYTVGDGIAEMQKIADRLLDPSFSTALSGPSRDYAESSSNILFAFGFALLLIYLVLAAQFESFIDPFIVMLTVPLAIAGAFISLWLFNQTLNIFSEIGMITLVGLVTKNGILIVEFANQRMEHGLSKYEAAIEAATARLRPILMTSLAVVLGAVPIAFALGAGAKSRTSLGIVIMGGMLFSLILTLYIIPVMYVMMASKTRHNPDEEPPEEANEQKEIKLIENL, from the coding sequence ATGAGTTTATCCTCAACCAGTATAAAACGGCCGGTGCTGGCAACGGTGTTGTCGGTAGTGATAGTCGTGTTCGGTATTATTGGCTATAAGTTTTTAGGCGTACGCGATTTCCCGTCTGTTGATCCGCCTATTATTACGGTAAATACCAGCTATTCGGGTGCAAATGCCGAGGTAATTGAATCGCAGATCACCGAGCCGCTCGAAAAGGCGATTAACGGTGTGCAGGGTATCCGTAATATTTCATCTACAAGTAGTGTGGGTAACAGTAGTATCACCGTCGAGTTTACCCTTGATGCTGATTTGGAAACTGCTGCGAATGACGTGCGCGATAAGGTATCACAGGCGCAGCGCCAGTTACCGCAGGATATTGATGCGCCGCCGGTAGTAACCAAAGCCGATGCTAACGCCGATAATATCATCACCCTTACGGTAAGCAGTAATACGCGTAATATTATGCAGGTAGATGATTATGCCGAAAACGTATTGCAGGAAGGTTTGCAAACCATACCGGGTGTAAGTTCTATCAACATACAGGGCCAGCGCCAGTACGCTATGCGTATATGGATTGATCCTAATAAACTATCTGCACTTGGCCTTGCCGCTACCGATGTAAGGGACGCTATAAATAATGAAAACGTGGAGTTACCTGCCGGTAAGATAGAAGGTAACAATACCGAATTAACGGTAAGGGCATTGGGTAAAATGTCGAGCCCGAAAGAGTTTAATAACTTGATCATCCGTGCCGATAGTAACCGTGTTATCAGGTTTAAAGACATTGGCTACGTGGTAATGGGATCAGCCAACGAAGAGACCTCGCTTCGCGAAGGCGGTGTGCCCGAAGTAGGCTTGGCTATTGTGCCGCAGCCCGGCGCAAACTATGTGCAAATTGCCAAAGACTTTTATAAGCGTTTAGAGCAAATAAAGAAAGACCTACCGCCTGATATACAGGTAAAGGTAGCACTGGATAATACCAAGTTTATCACCCAATCGATTGATGAGGTGGAAGAGACGCTGATCGTAGCGTTTGTACTGGTGGTTATTATTATCTATCTCTTCTTCCGCGACTGGCTTATCGCTTTCCGCCCGCTGATCGATATTCCGGTATCGTTGATCGGTACGTTCTTCATCATGTACATATTCGGGTTCTCTATCAATATTCTTACGCTATTGGGTATTGTTTTAGCTACGGGCCTGGTGGTGGATGACGGTATTGTGGTAACGGAAAATATCTATAAAAAGGTAGAAGAGGGCATGCCAATACGGAAAGCCGCGTTTGAAGGTTCGGCCGAGATTTTCTTTGCCGTAATTTCCACGTCGGTTACGCTGGCGGCGGTGTTTTTACCTATCGTTTTTCTTGAAGGGTTTACCGGGCGGTTATTCCGTGAGTTTGCAATAGTAGTAGCGGGTTCCGTATTGATCTCTGCATTTGTGTCGCTGTCGTTAACGCCAATGCTTAACGTAAAACTGATCCGCAAGAACCAAAAGAAATCACGTTTCTACGAAAAAACAGAGCCGTTTTTCCAACGGATGAACAACGCTTATACCGAAACGCTGATATCATTTATGAAACGCCGTTGGATCTCAGTTGCGTTAATGGTGGTGTCATTGGTGATCATCGGCCTTTTGGTTAAAAGTACCCAATCAGAGCTGGCACCGTTAGATGACCGCAGCTTATTACGTTACCAGGTTACGGGTACAGAGGGCGCTACTTACGACTTTATGTCGAAATACATGAACAAAGTATCGCAACTGGTAGACGATTCCATACCTGAAGCTAACGTAAATATTTCGGTAATTTCTCCGGGTAGTGGTGGCGGTGGTTCGGCTAACAGCGGCTTTGGCCGTATCGGTTTGGTACCGCCAGATCAGCGTGGGCGTACCCAGCAACAGATAGCCGACTGGCTTACAAAAAAATTAAGCCGTTTCCCGGATGCCCGTGCCATTGTGGTGCAGGAGCAAACCATATCGGGTGGTGGTAGCGGTGCGCGTACATCTTTGCCTGTGCAGTTTGTAATCCAAAATCAGGACTTTGAAAAGATCCGCAAAGTATTGCCCGAGTTTTTCTCTGAGGTGCAACGCGATCCGGTTTTCGCCACATCAGACGTTAACCTGAAATTTACCAAGCCCGAAATTACGGTAGTAACCGACCGTGACCGCGCGCGCGATTTAGGTGTACAGGTAAATGATATTGCGCAAACCTTACAGCTGTATTACTCAAACGGTCGTTTGAGCTATTTCCTGCTTAATGGTAAACAATACCAGGTAATTGCGCAGGTTGACCGTGCAAACCGAGATCAGCCCTTGGATCTTAAATCCATTTACGTGCGTAACAACCGCGGACAACTGGTTCAGTTGGATAACGTAGCACATATAGCAGAGGATGCCACCCCGCCGTCGATCTATCACTTTAACCGTTTTAAATCGGCAACTATACAGGCTGGCTTATCACCGGGTTATACGGTAGGTGATGGTATTGCCGAAATGCAGAAAATTGCCGACCGCCTGCTCGATCCAAGTTTTAGTACCGCATTAAGCGGGCCATCGCGGGATTATGCAGAAAGCTCGTCAAACATCCTGTTTGCGTTTGGCTTTGCCTTGTTATTGATCTACTTGGTACTGGCCGCACAGTTTGAAAGTTTTATAGATCCATTTATTGTGATGCTTACCGTGCCATTGGCTATTGCCGGTGCATTTATATCGCTATGGTTGTTTAACCAAACGCTGAATATTTTCAGCGAGATCGGTATGATTACCCTGGTAGGTTTGGTAACCAAGAATGGTATCCTTATCGTGGAGTTTGCCAACCAGCGTATGGAGCATGGCCTGTCTAAATACGAGGCAGCTATTGAAGCAGCAACAGCACGTTTACGCCCCATCCTGATGACCAGCTTAGCGGTGGTTTTAGGTGCGGTGCCGATTGCGTTCGCTTTAGGTGCAGGTGCAAAAAGCCGTACTTCGCTGGGTATCGTCATTATGGGAGGTATGTTGTTCTCTTTAATCCTGACACTTTATATCATCCCGGTGATGTATGTAATGATGGCATCTAAAACAAGGCATAACCCGGATGAAGAACCACCTGAAGAAGCTAATGAACAAAAAGAAATTAAACTGATCGAAAATTTATAA
- a CDS encoding TolC family protein, translating to MKIRLSFCLTMAASLIIGRLHAQNAPLLTIKDAVEIALKNNYNIKLSQNNAAIAKNNVTPGNAGMLPNVTGDFTSSNSIQNTVQTRADNTVNRISRANNTGINYGVNLNWTIFDGFGMFANYDALKRRDELGRVLLRDTIQATLANVLASYYDLVNQKEIIKALNGAIDISRIQLRYANDKFKVGRVSRLDVLNAQVNYNTDTANLITQMQQFKASKIKLNQLLIREPQTDFTVVDTITVDQHVTLGEVLNKAQNQNPAILASQINQRLNEIALKQVQSTRYPNVAVSAGYTASNSNSPAGFARTQRSNGINYGLAATINIFDGFNQWRRERNAKLQIDNATINLNQTKLDINAQINTLFSSYLSGLDLIQLGQSNVEIAKKNLDISLEKYRLGNITPLEIREAQRNYLTAQSTFFNAQYQSKIAEITLKQITATVDIQ from the coding sequence ATGAAAATCAGATTAAGCTTTTGCCTCACTATGGCGGCCTCCCTTATCATAGGCCGTTTGCATGCGCAGAATGCTCCACTGCTTACAATTAAAGATGCGGTTGAGATTGCGCTTAAAAACAACTATAACATCAAGCTATCGCAGAATAATGCTGCCATAGCAAAAAACAACGTTACCCCCGGTAATGCCGGTATGCTGCCTAATGTAACGGGCGATTTCACGTCGAGTAACAGCATACAAAATACAGTTCAAACCCGTGCCGATAATACGGTTAACCGGATTTCGCGTGCGAACAATACCGGTATTAATTATGGTGTAAACCTTAACTGGACCATTTTTGATGGCTTCGGCATGTTTGCCAATTACGATGCCCTGAAAAGACGTGACGAGCTTGGGCGGGTTTTGCTGCGCGATACCATACAAGCCACGTTGGCCAATGTGCTCGCCAGCTATTACGACCTGGTAAACCAAAAAGAAATTATCAAAGCCTTAAATGGCGCTATTGATATTTCGCGGATCCAATTGCGTTATGCTAATGATAAGTTTAAAGTAGGACGTGTTTCCCGCCTTGATGTGTTGAATGCTCAGGTAAATTACAATACAGATACTGCAAACCTGATCACCCAGATGCAGCAGTTTAAAGCATCTAAGATCAAGCTTAACCAGTTATTGATCCGCGAGCCTCAGACTGATTTCACCGTTGTGGATACCATTACCGTTGATCAGCATGTAACGCTTGGCGAGGTGCTGAATAAAGCTCAAAACCAAAACCCTGCCATACTGGCTTCGCAGATCAACCAGCGTTTAAATGAAATTGCTTTAAAACAGGTACAGTCTACCCGGTATCCAAATGTGGCTGTAAGTGCCGGTTATACCGCAAGTAACAGTAACTCACCGGCTGGTTTTGCGCGTACGCAAAGAAGCAATGGTATAAATTATGGGCTGGCAGCTACCATTAATATTTTCGACGGTTTTAACCAGTGGCGCAGGGAGCGTAATGCCAAGCTGCAGATTGATAATGCGACTATCAACCTTAATCAAACAAAACTGGATATTAATGCGCAGATCAACACACTTTTCAGTAGTTACCTGAGTGGTTTGGATTTGATTCAACTAGGTCAGTCGAACGTGGAAATAGCCAAGAAGAATCTTGACATCTCGCTCGAAAAGTACCGGTTGGGTAATATTACTCCGCTGGAGATCAGGGAAGCGCAGCGTAATTACCTGACTGCACAATCCACGTTTTTTAATGCGCAGTACCAATCAAAAATTGCAGAGATTACGCTTAAACAAATTACGGCAACTGTCGACATTCAATAA
- a CDS encoding response regulator, whose amino-acid sequence MSLPYKTCLLIDDNYIDNFVTRRILESGNFAEEIVVSQSANEAIASLRDGEIVPDVIFLDLRMPMMNGFEFLSEMDKIEFEGKDKLKVFMLSSSLDPNDVRRSSENKYIIQFIHKPLTHKILEELGS is encoded by the coding sequence ATGTCTTTGCCATACAAAACCTGTTTATTAATTGACGATAATTATATCGACAACTTTGTTACGCGGCGGATTTTAGAAAGCGGAAACTTTGCGGAGGAAATTGTGGTGAGCCAGTCGGCTAATGAAGCTATTGCTTCATTAAGGGATGGTGAGATCGTTCCTGACGTAATTTTCCTGGATTTACGTATGCCGATGATGAATGGGTTTGAGTTTTTAAGCGAGATGGATAAAATTGAGTTTGAAGGCAAAGACAAATTGAAAGTTTTTATGCTTTCTTCGTCCCTTGACCCTAATGATGTAAGGCGTTCATCTGAGAACAAATACATTATACAGTTTATACACAAGCCGCTTACCCATAAAATACTGGAAGAACTCGGTTCATGA
- a CDS encoding N-acetylglucosamine kinase: MILVADSGSSKTDWLLSLPDQEPIEFRCSGLNPYFLTEKQITKIVQEQVPELVAYGPQVTEIYFFGAGCSSPDRHEIVSNALSQVFTKAFISVDSDLLGSAYATCGKEKGFCCVLGTGSNISFFDGEDIHEGKHGLGFVLGDEGSGTWIGKKLVTDYLYGNMPGNIEAAFRKEYDLQKDALMERVYQKPNANTYLASFSRFLALVRDTPYADNLIRDTLQSFIETNIKSYADHQRYKCHFVGSISAVFEHELRTLCAAQHIKVGKIMKHPVNDLLHFILNRE, encoded by the coding sequence ATGATTTTAGTTGCTGATAGTGGTTCGTCAAAAACAGATTGGTTGCTGTCTTTGCCAGATCAGGAGCCAATAGAATTTAGGTGTAGTGGGCTCAACCCTTATTTCCTTACCGAAAAACAGATCACCAAAATTGTACAGGAGCAGGTGCCCGAGCTTGTTGCTTATGGTCCGCAGGTTACTGAGATTTACTTTTTTGGTGCAGGTTGTTCAAGCCCCGACAGGCATGAGATTGTTTCCAATGCACTAAGTCAGGTTTTTACAAAAGCGTTTATCAGCGTTGATAGTGATTTGCTGGGTTCTGCTTATGCTACCTGTGGCAAGGAAAAAGGTTTTTGCTGCGTTTTAGGTACAGGTTCAAATATCTCTTTTTTCGATGGAGAGGATATTCATGAAGGCAAGCATGGCCTGGGTTTTGTATTAGGCGATGAGGGTTCAGGGACATGGATAGGCAAAAAGCTGGTAACTGATTATCTTTATGGCAATATGCCTGGAAATATAGAGGCGGCTTTTAGGAAAGAGTACGATCTGCAAAAAGATGCACTGATGGAACGGGTTTACCAAAAACCCAATGCCAATACCTATTTAGCATCTTTCTCGCGTTTCCTTGCGCTTGTACGCGATACCCCTTACGCAGATAACCTGATCAGGGACACGCTGCAAAGCTTTATTGAAACCAACATCAAATCATACGCAGATCATCAGCGTTATAAGTGCCACTTTGTAGGCTCTATCTCTGCTGTATTTGAACATGAATTGCGCACCTTATGTGCTGCACAGCATATAAAGGTGGGTAAGATCATGAAGCATCCTGTTAATGATTTGCTGCATTTTATCTTGAATAGGGAGTAA